A section of the Cervus canadensis isolate Bull #8, Minnesota chromosome 8, ASM1932006v1, whole genome shotgun sequence genome encodes:
- the EXOSC1 gene encoding exosome complex component CSL4 isoform X2, producing the protein MWGPRHLRTLFEEPSAKKTSELLKKTRLLVEIYKSFRPGDIVLAKVISLGDAQSNYLLTTAENELGVVVAHSESGVQMVPISWCEMQCPKTHTKEFRKVARVQPEFLQT; encoded by the exons ATGTGGGGTCCACGCCACTTAAGAACTCTTTTCGAGGAACCATCCG CAAAGAAGACGTCCGAGCTACTGAAAAAGACAAGGTTGTTg GTTGAAATTTACAAGAGTTTCCGCCCAGGGGACATCGTCTTGGCCAAAGTG ATCTCCCTAGGTGATGCACAGTCCAACTACCTGCTAACCACAGCCGAAAATGAGCTGGGAGTGGTGGTGGCCCACAGCGAATCGG GTGTCCAGATGGTCCCCATCAGCTGGTGTGAGATGCAATGCCCGAAGACCCACACCAAAGAATTCCGGAAGGTGGCCCGAGTACAGCCTGAGTTCCTGCAGACCTAA
- the PGAM1 gene encoding phosphoglycerate mutase 1, whose protein sequence is MAAYKLVLIRHGESAWNLENRFSGWYDADLSPAGHEEAKRGGQALRDAGYEFDICFTSVQKRAIRTLWTVLDAIDQMWLPVVRTWRLNERHYGGLTGLNKAETAAKHGEAQVKIWRRSYDVPPPPMEPDHPFYSNISKDRRYADLTEDQLPSCESLKDTIARALPFWNEEIVPQIKEGKRVLIAAHGNSLRGIVKHLEGLSEEAIMELNLPTGIPMVYELDKNLKPIKPMQFLGDEETVRKAMEAVAAQGKAKK, encoded by the exons ATGGCCGCCTACAAGCTGGTGCTGATCCGACATGGTGAGAGCGCATGGAACCTGGAGAACCGTTTCAGCGGCTGGTACGACGCGGACCTGAGCCCAGCCGGGCACGAGGAGGCGAAGCGAGGCGGGCAGGCCCTGAGAG ATGCTGGCTATGAGTTTGACATCTGCTTCACCTCAGTGCAGAAGAGAGCAATCCGGACCCTCTGGACAGTGCTGGATGCCATTGACCAAATGTGGCTGCCAGTGGTGAGGACTTGGCGCCTTAACGAGCGACACTACGGGGGTCTGACTGGCCTCAATAAGGCAGAAACTGCTGCCAAACATGGTGAGGCGCAGGTCAAGATCTGGAGGCGCTCTTATGACGTCCCGCCACCGCCCATGGAGCCCGACCATCCCTTCTACAGCAACATCAGTAAG GATCGCAGGTACGCAGACCTCACTGAAGACCAGCTGCCCTCCTGTGAGAGTCTGAAAGACACAATTGCCAGAGCTCTGCCCTTTTGGAATGAAGAAATTGTCCCCCAGATCAAGGAGGGGAAACGGGTACTAATTGCAGCCCATGGCAACAGCCTTCGGGGCATCGTCAAGCATCTGGAGG GTCTCTCTGAAGAGGCTATCATGGAGCTGAACCTGCCGACTGGCATTCCCATGGTCTATGAATTGGACAAGAACTTGAAGCCCATCAAGCCAATGCAGTTCCTGGGGGATGAAGAGACCGTGCGTAAAGCCATGGAGGCTGTGGCTGCCCAGGGCAAGGCCAAGAAGTGA